The following is a genomic window from Corvus hawaiiensis isolate bCorHaw1 chromosome 5, bCorHaw1.pri.cur, whole genome shotgun sequence.
TTATAGAAACTCTGAGCACTTAGTCTGAACTTAAGTAGTTACAATTCGTGATGAAAATCACAGCATGTCCTTGACTGACAGAGTCCTCAACagctttgtttttgtgtttcagCTCCCAAATCTGTGACAGTGAGCATACTCAGACAACTCTTCAAGAATGGCAACCCTCAACAGCACTCACTGGAACGAGACTACATCAATTTCCCAGTATCTGGGCTTCCAAGTGCAAAAAATTTACCCTTTCCATGACAACTGGAACACTGCCTGCTTTGTTATCCTGATCATATTCATCTTCACTGTAGTTTCTCTGGTGGTGTTGGCTTTCCTGTACGAACTGCTGGACTGTTGCTGCTGCgtgaaaaacaaaactgtgaaAGACTTGGAGAATGAGCCCAATCCCGTCAGAGCAATGATGAACAGCTTCAGGAAGCGTGAAACAGAGGTGGTGTAGGAAGCACTGAGCACCTGTACTTGGAGAACTTGGTTTGACACCTCGAATGAAGCCTCTTGTACCTTACAAATGAGCAAGtcatgtgctttttttcttttggacttAAATATCCACGGCTGCAATTCCATCTCTGGATGTGAACTGGAATAATTGGCAATGGCTTTCCAAGTGCTTAGCAGAAGGACAATCTATTGCAGTGTtacggggggaaaaaaagatttttgtttttagatGAACTTTTGCTGTTTATATTGAGTGACTAGCATAGAGTTTTGTCTACCCGACCGAAAAAATGTTGCCTGACATGCATAAAACCGTGATACTTAACTGAAGAAAACACTTATAAAAATGTTCAACAGTCTGATCACATTCAGTGCAAAGACAGCAGTGTTGTCCCACTGAGTCAACCAGACAGGGACAGGATAGACAGACAAGGGGTAAGAAAAAAGATGGGACAGAAGGGTTGAATGGCAAGGGACCCTTCAGGCAGGAGAGGATTGGGTGAATTCTAGCCTTCGGCAGCACTTTTTATTATGTGTTTCTTGCTTTTAGAAGAGAGGGTGGTGGGAGGAAAACTAAGCCAACATAAAATGTATCCCTAAAATGGTCTTTTCTAATCCTCCTAAGGGTAGTTtgaccttttcttcccccacttCTCCAGTTCCAGAGAACTGTTCTCCCCTTATTTCATATTCAGCCTGGCCAACGATTTCTGGGTGTCGAGACCTGAGTAACCCATTACCTTCAGAATATCTG
Proteins encoded in this region:
- the SMIM18 gene encoding small integral membrane protein 18; translation: MATLNSTHWNETTSISQYLGFQVQKIYPFHDNWNTACFVILIIFIFTVVSLVVLAFLYELLDCCCCVKNKTVKDLENEPNPVRAMMNSFRKRETEVV